In Nostoc sp. UHCC 0926, a single genomic region encodes these proteins:
- a CDS encoding DUF721 domain-containing protein — protein MSLKSINDILGVLEKQAKWQEQPFQRLLKCWAEVVGPVVAAHTRPLSIQRDVLSVATSSAAWAQNLTFGRTSLLLKLNKKLPTPLVDIRFSTAGWQNPSVERKQQQTVSPHEHPSYLGDEISCPDVTPTKDVNAAFGHWGKIMRSRSHGLPLCPQCESPTPPGELQRWAVCSVCAAKQF, from the coding sequence ATGTCGTTGAAATCAATTAATGATATTTTAGGCGTTCTGGAAAAACAGGCTAAATGGCAGGAGCAACCATTTCAACGCCTGCTCAAGTGTTGGGCAGAAGTTGTTGGGCCAGTGGTTGCCGCACATACTCGACCATTGTCGATTCAGCGCGATGTTTTGTCGGTAGCAACTTCTAGTGCCGCTTGGGCGCAAAACTTGACTTTTGGTCGCACATCTCTGCTTTTAAAGTTGAATAAAAAGCTGCCAACGCCTTTGGTTGATATTCGCTTCTCTACTGCTGGCTGGCAGAATCCATCTGTGGAGAGAAAACAGCAACAAACGGTTTCGCCCCATGAGCATCCCAGTTACCTTGGTGATGAGATTAGCTGCCCTGATGTTACACCCACCAAAGATGTAAATGCTGCTTTTGGGCATTGGGGTAAGATCATGCGATCGCGATCGCATGGCTTACCCCTTTGTCCCCAGTGTGAATCTCCCACCCCACCCGGTGAACTCCAGCGCTGGGCAGTCTGTTCTGTCTGTGCTGCTAAACAGTTTTGA
- a CDS encoding PspA/IM30 family protein: protein MELIKRILRVIRANLNSLIGSAEDPEKILEQTVLEMQENLVRLRQGVAQAIATQKRTERQAAAANSQTEEWYRRAQLALQQGNEPLAREALTKRQAYKETTTALFSQIEQQNDIVARLKKDMRSLELKIAEAKTKKDMYIARARSAEASYRLQEMLGTVSATSSLNAFERMEEKVLQIEAKSEAIAQLGSDDLETQFTSLESTNNVDAELAAMKVQVLNQAENTQHNSLLTHENQKIGQPPQQELPKTQDS, encoded by the coding sequence ATGGAATTAATCAAGCGTATCCTGCGGGTGATTCGCGCTAATCTCAATAGTTTGATCGGCAGTGCAGAAGATCCAGAAAAGATTCTGGAGCAAACTGTCCTAGAGATGCAGGAAAATCTGGTGCGGTTGCGGCAGGGTGTAGCACAAGCGATCGCTACCCAGAAACGCACCGAACGACAGGCAGCCGCTGCCAACTCTCAAACAGAAGAATGGTATCGCCGCGCCCAATTGGCCCTGCAACAAGGCAACGAACCTCTAGCACGCGAAGCTTTGACTAAGCGCCAAGCTTATAAAGAAACCACTACAGCCCTCTTTTCCCAGATAGAGCAGCAAAACGATATAGTAGCTAGGCTAAAAAAGGATATGCGATCGCTAGAGTTAAAAATTGCCGAGGCGAAAACTAAAAAAGATATGTATATTGCTCGCGCCCGTTCTGCTGAAGCGTCTTATCGCCTCCAGGAAATGCTTGGCACAGTTTCTGCCACCAGCAGTCTGAATGCCTTTGAGCGCATGGAAGAAAAAGTTTTGCAGATAGAAGCTAAATCAGAAGCAATAGCTCAACTCGGTAGCGACGACTTGGAAACACAATTTACTTCCTTGGAATCTACTAATAATGTGGATGCCGAATTGGCAGCGATGAAGGTACAGGTTTTAAACCAGGCAGAAAACACACAGCACAACAGTCTCCTCACCCATGAGAACCAGAAGATAGGGCAGCCTCCCCAACAGGAGTTACCCAAAACTCAGGACTCTTGA
- a CDS encoding PspA/IM30 family protein, with amino-acid sequence MGLFDRIKRVVSSNLNDLVNKAEDPEKMLEQAILEMQEDLVQLRQGVAQTIAAQKRSEKQYNDAQNEINKWQRNAQLAVQKGDENLARQALERKKTYTDTSAALKASLDTQSTQVETLKRNLIQLESKISEAKTKKEMLRARITTAKAQEQLQGMVRGMNTSSAMSAFERMEEKVLMQEARAQAQGELAGADLETQFAQLEGGSDVDDELAALKAQMLPPATPVSQPQLPPQQQTTAAKSNEVVDAELDSLRKQLDQL; translated from the coding sequence ATGGGATTATTCGATCGGATTAAGCGAGTAGTTAGTTCTAACCTCAACGACCTGGTTAACAAAGCCGAAGACCCTGAAAAAATGCTAGAACAAGCCATCCTGGAAATGCAGGAAGACTTGGTTCAGCTGCGTCAGGGAGTAGCCCAGACGATCGCCGCCCAAAAACGCAGCGAGAAACAGTACAATGATGCCCAAAATGAAATCAATAAGTGGCAACGCAATGCCCAACTGGCGGTACAAAAAGGTGATGAAAATTTAGCCCGACAAGCTCTAGAGCGCAAGAAGACTTATACTGACACCAGCGCCGCCCTCAAAGCTAGTTTGGATACCCAAAGCACTCAAGTTGAAACCCTCAAGCGCAATTTAATCCAGCTGGAAAGCAAAATTTCTGAGGCTAAGACCAAGAAAGAAATGCTCAGAGCTAGAATCACTACTGCCAAAGCCCAAGAGCAACTCCAAGGCATGGTGCGTGGGATGAATACCAGCAGTGCAATGTCTGCTTTCGAGCGGATGGAAGAAAAAGTCTTGATGCAAGAAGCCCGGGCCCAGGCACAAGGAGAGTTAGCAGGTGCAGATTTAGAAACCCAATTTGCCCAGTTGGAAGGTGGTAGCGATGTTGATGATGAGTTGGCAGCTTTGAAAGCGCAAATGTTACCACCCGCTACTCCAGTAAGTCAACCCCAACTGCCACCGCAACAACAAACCACTGCTGCTAAGTCTAATGAGGTAGTTGATGCCGAGTTGGATTCCCTACGCAAGCAATTGGATCAGCTGTAA
- a CDS encoding thioredoxin family protein, producing the protein MSKAVITTITDAEFETEVLKAEQPVLVYFWASWCGPCQLMPPVINSAATKYSDRLKIVKMEIDPNPLTVKQYQVEGVPALRLFQGDKLLESTEGVISKEKLLSILDTHLNSN; encoded by the coding sequence ATGAGTAAGGCTGTAATCACCACCATAACTGATGCTGAGTTTGAAACAGAAGTGTTAAAAGCTGAACAGCCTGTATTAGTTTACTTTTGGGCTTCCTGGTGTGGGCCTTGTCAATTGATGCCGCCCGTGATTAACTCAGCTGCTACCAAATATAGCGATCGCCTCAAAATCGTTAAAATGGAAATTGACCCCAACCCACTCACTGTTAAGCAGTACCAAGTGGAAGGCGTGCCAGCCCTGAGACTATTTCAAGGAGACAAACTATTAGAATCTACTGAGGGAGTCATCAGCAAAGAAAAATTACTTAGCATCCTAGATACGCACTTAAATAGTAATTAG
- a CDS encoding LL-diaminopimelate aminotransferase gives MQFAKRLQPLQSNVFADMDRAKAVALVAGQQVIDLSLGSSDLPAEAHVIEAIAQSLHDRSTHGYLLFNGTFGFRQAAANWYEQKFGVKVDPQTEVLPLIGSQEGTAHLPLALLNPGDFALLLDPGYPSHAGGVYLASGQIYPMPLREENAFLPVFADIPAPVLAQSRMMVLSYPHNPTAAIAPISFFQEAVAFCQQHNLALVHDFPYVDLVFEVNGDWEKNLPNPKSLVPSILQADPEKSVSIEFFTLSKSYNMGGFRIGYAIGNAQLINALRQVKAAVDFNQYRGILNGAIAALTGPQVGVKSAIATFQQRRDAFITALHRIGWNVPTPKATMYIWAKLPSPWSQNSIEFCTQLVKQTGVAASPGAGFGKSGEGYVRFALVHEPALLETAVERMAEFLH, from the coding sequence ATGCAATTTGCAAAGCGTTTACAACCCCTGCAATCTAATGTATTTGCTGATATGGACAGAGCCAAGGCAGTCGCTTTGGTAGCTGGACAACAAGTAATTGATTTGTCGTTGGGGTCTTCTGATTTACCAGCCGAGGCACACGTCATCGAGGCGATCGCCCAATCTCTCCACGATCGCAGTACCCACGGCTATCTGTTGTTTAACGGCACCTTTGGGTTTCGCCAAGCCGCAGCCAACTGGTACGAACAAAAATTTGGCGTCAAAGTCGATCCCCAAACTGAGGTACTACCTCTGATTGGTTCTCAAGAAGGCACAGCCCATTTACCCCTAGCTTTACTCAATCCAGGAGATTTTGCCCTGTTGCTCGATCCAGGTTACCCCTCTCATGCCGGGGGAGTCTACCTAGCCAGTGGTCAAATCTACCCAATGCCACTACGGGAAGAAAACGCTTTTTTACCAGTGTTTGCTGATATTCCTGCCCCAGTCTTGGCTCAGTCGCGGATGATGGTATTAAGTTATCCTCACAATCCCACGGCTGCGATCGCTCCAATATCATTCTTCCAAGAAGCTGTCGCCTTTTGTCAACAACACAATCTTGCCTTGGTTCACGATTTCCCCTACGTAGATTTGGTATTTGAGGTGAATGGAGACTGGGAGAAGAATCTTCCCAATCCAAAATCCCTCGTTCCCTCGATTCTGCAAGCTGATCCAGAGAAAAGCGTCTCGATTGAATTTTTCACCCTTTCCAAGTCCTACAATATGGGCGGCTTCCGCATTGGCTACGCCATCGGTAATGCCCAGTTAATTAACGCCTTACGCCAAGTAAAAGCCGCTGTTGATTTTAATCAGTATCGGGGGATTTTGAATGGTGCGATCGCTGCCCTAACTGGCCCTCAAGTTGGGGTAAAATCTGCTATTGCTACTTTCCAGCAGCGCCGTGATGCTTTCATCACTGCTTTACATCGCATTGGCTGGAATGTACCTACTCCTAAAGCCACAATGTACATCTGGGCAAAATTGCCCTCACCTTGGAGTCAAAACTCTATAGAATTTTGTACCCAGCTAGTCAAACAAACTGGTGTAGCCGCTTCCCCAGGTGCTGGTTTTGGTAAATCCGGAGAAGGGTATGTCCGCTTTGCTTTGGTGCATGAGCCAGCTTTGTTAGAAACTGCTGTGGAAAGAATGGCTGAGTTCCTTCATTAA
- a CDS encoding NF038130 family PEP-CTERM protein: MTFHKLVIGVSMAIGISALGTAPAHATSFSFNNPNEIRTYTGGLNGKFIANDSIAASKALSDDNVSSNVELWYTTENPTSNVGFTATQGNYSATVTSVTASDWNTFGSQWLSDLLATYTPFKSVWNGFSPSTQSLVTSFFPLLGIGDPNIGSFQFGENGGVELKLVGQVDVRTKLLDTVSTKLTQTLTSLFPGKTILPSASEVQTQISLLQLTLNSPLTSVPTKLTLQAQIDQLTSFKDLLGVQAALNAYQGGIGASEIAKVVNGNNTYYAYSFNPTGSEITASDDGISGTQYYTWHTPGYTAPPKRVPEPSIIIGLLGVAGVFVTQRKLKKASI; this comes from the coding sequence ATGACTTTTCACAAACTTGTAATTGGTGTCTCAATGGCTATTGGTATAAGCGCTCTTGGCACTGCTCCAGCACACGCTACATCTTTTAGTTTCAATAACCCAAATGAAATTAGAACTTATACTGGTGGGTTAAATGGCAAGTTTATTGCAAATGATTCTATAGCTGCCTCCAAAGCCTTGAGTGATGATAATGTCTCCTCTAACGTGGAGCTTTGGTATACTACCGAAAACCCAACTTCTAACGTTGGTTTCACTGCCACACAAGGAAACTACAGTGCCACCGTTACCAGTGTCACTGCTAGTGACTGGAATACTTTTGGTTCGCAATGGCTGAGTGATCTGTTGGCTACTTATACTCCATTCAAGTCAGTGTGGAATGGGTTCTCACCGAGTACCCAATCATTAGTAACGAGTTTTTTCCCTTTATTGGGAATAGGAGACCCTAACATTGGCAGCTTCCAATTCGGAGAAAATGGGGGTGTAGAACTGAAATTGGTTGGTCAAGTGGATGTAAGGACTAAACTCTTAGATACAGTTTCTACTAAACTTACCCAAACATTGACATCACTATTTCCAGGAAAAACAATTTTACCAAGCGCTTCAGAAGTTCAAACTCAGATTTCATTACTTCAACTAACGCTGAACTCGCCTCTAACCTCTGTTCCTACGAAGCTAACGCTGCAAGCTCAAATAGATCAACTGACATCATTCAAAGACCTCCTTGGCGTGCAAGCTGCATTAAACGCCTACCAAGGCGGAATCGGAGCTAGTGAAATTGCCAAGGTAGTTAATGGCAATAATACTTACTACGCCTATAGCTTTAATCCCACTGGATCTGAAATTACAGCCTCTGATGACGGCATATCCGGCACCCAGTATTACACTTGGCACACACCTGGATATACCGCTCCTCCAAAGAGAGTGCCTGAACCATCAATAATAATTGGTCTGTTGGGTGTTGCTGGCGTCTTTGTGACGCAACGCAAATTAAAAAAAGCATCTATTTAA
- a CDS encoding response regulator, with protein sequence MTVQIFNIDQPLRSHTVRRILLVEDHDLNRMLLSDYLSYSGYDVQSLSEGSTFFSTIEKFEPDLMLLDLKLPDIDGYSLLKQVQQKPDLSKIPIIVVSAFAFKADQELALSLGARRYFVKPLKLKDLILTIEEELTCRHR encoded by the coding sequence ATGACAGTACAAATATTCAATATAGATCAGCCATTACGGTCACACACAGTTAGACGAATTTTGTTAGTTGAAGACCATGATCTCAATAGGATGTTATTGAGTGACTATCTAAGTTATTCTGGGTACGATGTCCAAAGCTTATCAGAAGGCTCTACTTTTTTCTCAACTATAGAGAAGTTTGAGCCAGATTTAATGTTATTAGACTTGAAATTGCCAGATATTGACGGTTATTCGCTCTTAAAACAAGTCCAGCAAAAACCTGATTTGTCAAAAATACCGATCATTGTGGTTTCAGCCTTTGCTTTTAAAGCAGATCAAGAACTAGCTCTGAGTTTGGGCGCACGTCGCTATTTTGTCAAACCTTTAAAACTCAAGGATCTTATACTTACAATTGAAGAAGAGTTGACTTGTCGCCACAGATAA
- the uvrC gene encoding excinuclease ABC subunit UvrC, with product MAISTQILPLVKEPERLENRLAEIPPEPGVYFMRDKSDRIIYIGKSRKLRSRVRSYFRDGYNKSERIATMVKLVTEIEFIVTDTEAEALALEANLIKQHQPYFNVLLKDDKKYPYLCITWSEDYPRIFITRKRQFGKEKDKFYGPYTDAGLLREILRLCKRIFPQRQRPQPLFKDRPCLNYDLGRCPGVCQQMMPPEEYRKIVQKIAMVFQGRTQELIDILTQQMNAASENLNFESAARIRDQISGLKSLTANQKVSLPDDTVSRDAIALAADEQHACIQLFQIRAGQLVGRLAFVADAHAEPGAILQRALEEHYQTADSVEIPIEILVQHELPDSEILADVLTQRKGKKVTILTPLRQTKAELIEMVERNAQYELQRMQKFGDRNHQAMQDLAAILDLPDVPHRIEGYDISHIQGSNAVASQVVFIDGLPAKQHYRHYKIKNPTVTAGHSDDFASLAEVIQRRFRKYGDDPQLSRLGNPDWPDLIMIDGGKGQLSSVVAVLQEMNLLEDLRVVSLAKQREEIFLPGESKPLTTDAEQPGVQLLRRLRDEAHRFAVSFHRQQRSDKLKRSRLDEIPGLGHHRQKQLLGHFRSVDYIRQATTPQLAEVPGIGPRLAQEIYDYFHPT from the coding sequence GTGGCAATATCTACTCAAATACTACCACTGGTTAAAGAGCCAGAAAGATTGGAAAACCGTCTAGCCGAAATTCCACCGGAACCGGGGGTTTATTTCATGCGGGACAAGAGCGATCGCATTATATATATAGGTAAATCACGTAAGTTGCGATCGCGTGTCCGTTCCTATTTCCGGGATGGCTACAACAAGAGTGAACGCATCGCCACGATGGTCAAGTTGGTGACAGAAATTGAATTCATCGTCACTGATACTGAAGCCGAAGCGCTAGCGCTAGAAGCCAATTTGATCAAGCAGCACCAGCCATACTTTAACGTGCTGCTCAAAGATGATAAAAAATATCCCTATCTCTGCATCACTTGGTCAGAAGATTATCCACGAATTTTTATTACCCGTAAACGCCAATTTGGCAAAGAAAAGGATAAATTTTACGGTCCTTATACTGACGCTGGTTTATTGCGAGAAATTCTCCGCCTATGCAAGCGCATCTTCCCACAGCGACAACGACCTCAACCACTTTTCAAAGACCGTCCTTGCTTGAATTATGATTTAGGGCGTTGTCCGGGTGTGTGTCAACAGATGATGCCACCAGAAGAATATCGCAAAATTGTGCAAAAAATAGCGATGGTCTTTCAAGGGCGAACTCAGGAACTGATTGATATTTTGACTCAACAGATGAACGCAGCATCTGAGAACTTGAACTTTGAGTCAGCAGCACGGATTCGTGACCAAATTTCTGGGTTGAAGTCGCTGACAGCCAATCAAAAAGTTTCCCTACCAGATGATACAGTTTCGCGGGATGCGATCGCACTGGCAGCCGACGAACAACACGCCTGTATTCAACTATTCCAGATTCGCGCTGGGCAATTAGTAGGACGTTTAGCCTTTGTAGCGGATGCTCACGCAGAACCAGGAGCTATCTTACAACGAGCTTTAGAAGAACATTACCAAACTGCTGACTCAGTGGAAATACCCATAGAGATTTTGGTGCAGCATGAGTTACCAGATAGCGAGATATTGGCGGATGTCTTAACTCAACGCAAGGGGAAAAAAGTCACAATCTTGACTCCTTTGCGGCAAACTAAGGCAGAATTAATTGAGATGGTAGAGCGAAATGCCCAGTATGAATTGCAAAGAATGCAAAAATTTGGCGATCGCAATCACCAAGCAATGCAAGATTTAGCCGCCATTCTTGATTTACCAGATGTACCCCACCGCATCGAAGGTTATGACATTTCTCACATTCAAGGGTCAAATGCTGTAGCTTCGCAAGTCGTGTTTATCGACGGATTACCCGCCAAACAGCATTATCGTCACTACAAAATTAAAAATCCCACGGTGACGGCGGGACATTCAGATGATTTTGCTAGTCTTGCTGAAGTTATTCAGCGACGGTTTCGCAAGTATGGCGACGATCCACAGTTGTCACGTTTGGGTAATCCAGATTGGCCTGATTTAATCATGATCGATGGTGGTAAAGGTCAGTTATCATCAGTTGTTGCTGTTTTGCAAGAGATGAATTTATTAGAAGACTTGCGAGTTGTGAGTTTAGCAAAGCAGCGAGAAGAGATTTTTTTACCGGGAGAATCTAAACCCTTAACAACTGATGCAGAACAACCAGGGGTGCAGTTGTTGCGACGGTTGCGAGATGAAGCGCATCGGTTTGCAGTCAGTTTCCATCGTCAGCAGCGTAGTGATAAATTGAAGCGATCGCGTTTAGATGAAATTCCTGGCTTAGGACATCATCGACAAAAGCAGCTACTAGGGCATTTTCGCTCAGTTGATTATATTCGGCAAGCAACAACCCCACAACTCGCTGAGGTTCCTGGAATTGGGCCGCGTTTAGCTCAAGAAATTTACGATTATTTTCATCCCACTTGA
- a CDS encoding replication restart DNA helicase PriA, whose protein sequence is MQTVQKIYCPNCGCQAERYYIYDSQLTRTQCPSCDYLMITCTRTGKVIEAYAPGIYAHR, encoded by the coding sequence ATGCAGACAGTACAAAAGATTTACTGCCCAAATTGCGGCTGCCAAGCAGAACGCTATTATATTTATGATAGTCAATTAACTCGCACACAATGCCCTAGTTGTGACTACTTGATGATTACTTGCACTCGCACTGGCAAAGTCATTGAGGCTTATGCGCCAGGAATTTATGCACATCGCTAG